From the Lysinibacillus fusiformis genome, the window GGCTTAGATGGTTTAGCTGCAGGTGTCTCTACAATTGCACTTATTACATTAGCTGTCATGGCGTTTATTATGAGTAATGTGTTTGTTTTAGCGTTAGCAGCCATTTTAGCTGTAGCTTCACTTGGTTTCTTATTTTATAATTTCCACCCAGCAAAAATCTTTATGGGTGATACAGGGGCATTGTTCCTTGGATTTATGATTTCTGTGTTAGCGTTACTTGGTTTTAAAAATATTACATTTGTAGCTTTAATCATCCCAATTATTATTCTTGGTGTTCCGATCTCTGATACGTTCTTTGCGATTGTTCGTCGTGTTCGCATGAAGAAGAAATGGTCTGATCCAGATAAATCACACTTACACCATCGTTTACTCGATATGGGCTTTACACATCGACAAACAGTCTTAATCATTTACGGAATTGCAGTGATGTTTGGATTAGCAGCTATCATTTTCTCTATGGCAAAGGTTTGGGGAGCTATTTTACTTGTAGCGGTCATCCTAACAGCTATTGAAATCTTTGTAGAGGTTATCGGATTGGCTGGTAAAAACTATAAACCATTATTGAATTTTGTACGGATTTTTAGTAAATAATAGACAAAAGGAGGTGTCTCAAAAACATTTGAGATACCTCCTTTTATTTGTAGGCAAATAAAAAAGAGCAGTGGTGTTCTATTTAGTATACATATTAAAAGTCAGAACAGCCGATGATAAAGTTGGAGTTACATAAAAGGGCGAGCTGAGAAATGGATAGCTTTAAATAGTTTCTGTCTTTATATTTACTATATAATTAATAAATAACTATATTTACTATATTTAACTAATATAATAAATTTGCAATACCATTAATCGATGAGAGTATAAAATATTTTGTGTAAATGAATAAGACGACAAAAAAGGAAGACCTTTTCTTGGTAGAATTAAGTCACCACAACCAATCCTAGAAAAGAGGTCTTCCCTATGAATCAGTTTACAACAGAAATTGTCGATGCACTAGTCAAAAAACAAGATATTACAGAGGTTTTTCGCTCACATTTAGAAACAGCGGTCAATACACTGCTGGCGACAGAACTGACAGCCTTTTTAGATTATGAAAAATATGATCGAATCGGCTTCAACTCTGGCAATTCACGCAATGGTTCGTATTCACGGACGTTACATACAGAATACGGTGATTTAAACATCCAGATTCCACGCGACCGTAACGGTGAGTTCGAGCAACAGACCGTCGCACCCTATAAACGTTCAAATGACACGTTAGAATCAACCGTTATGCACCTCTTCCAAAAAGGGATTACGATGTCAGAAATTGCCGGTTTAATTGAAAAAATGTATGGCCATCATTACACGCCACAGACGATTTCCAACATGACAAAAGTGGTCACAGAACAGGTAGAAGCCTTTAATAAACGTCCCTTAAATGCACGCTATGTCTGCGTTTATCTAGACGCGACCTATATTCCTGTTCGTCGTGATACGGTATCCAAAGAAGCTGTTTATATCGCTGTTGGTATTCGCGAGGACGGCTCAAAAGAAGTACTTGCCTATTCGATTGCACCAACTGAATCCGCGTACAACTGGCAGGAACTTCTCACAGAACTCAAGGAACGTGGTGTCGAAGAAATTCTTCTGTTTATTTCTGATGGCTTAAAAGGCATGGTGGATGCAATTACTACGGACTTCCCGAAAGCACAGTACCAAACTTGTCTAGTACACCTGGCACGCAATATCTCGCACAAGGTCCGTGTAGAAGATCGTCAAGAAATCTGTGATGATTTTAAAACAATTTACAAGGCGGCAAATAAAGAAGCAGGACAACTCGCGCTAAATGATTTCTGTTCGAAATGGCGAAAAG encodes:
- a CDS encoding IS256 family transposase; its protein translation is MNQFTTEIVDALVKKQDITEVFRSHLETAVNTLLATELTAFLDYEKYDRIGFNSGNSRNGSYSRTLHTEYGDLNIQIPRDRNGEFEQQTVAPYKRSNDTLESTVMHLFQKGITMSEIAGLIEKMYGHHYTPQTISNMTKVVTEQVEAFNKRPLNARYVCVYLDATYIPVRRDTVSKEAVYIAVGIREDGSKEVLAYSIAPTESAYNWQELLTELKERGVEEILLFISDGLKGMVDAITTDFPKAQYQTCLVHLARNISHKVRVEDRQEICDDFKTIYKAANKEAGQLALNDFCSKWRKAYPKVVKSLHDNAYLLTFYGFPQAIWRSIYSTNLIESFNKKIKKYTKRKEQFPNEESLERFLVSQFEDYNQNFATRCHIGFNQARAALEAMFELQE
- a CDS encoding glycosyltransferase family 4 protein, which produces MLYVSLIAAFVASILLTPLVKRLAFRIGAVDAPNYRKVHARIMPRLGGLAIFLAFIIGVTILYSFLVHTKHGSNEALLAIIIGACIIVITGVIDDMREISAKAKMLGQLVAALIVVFVGGIEIEMVNLPFLGTLDFGLLSIPLTIIWIIGITNAINLIDGLDGLAAGVSTIALITLAVMAFIMSNVFVLALAAILAVASLGFLFYNFHPAKIFMGDTGALFLGFMISVLALLGFKNITFVALIIPIIILGVPISDTFFAIVRRVRMKKKWSDPDKSHLHHRLLDMGFTHRQTVLIIYGIAVMFGLAAIIFSMAKVWGAILLVAVILTAIEIFVEVIGLAGKNYKPLLNFVRIFSK